A stretch of Methanobrevibacter sp. YE315 DNA encodes these proteins:
- the nrdD gene encoding anaerobic ribonucleoside-triphosphate reductase codes for MERISELGNNLNDSVKINVEKNNGIRERFSYEKLLKSLIMVETPFFESDKIVATVVSQLYDGIKTKEIKKIVYECLEDIDPEIANKYLASTQLKVRTSRDTIEAFDLSKIANTLIEETGASQETAFEIATETWKELKKLNVEYLTAPMIREMVNTKLIEYGLEDLRSRYTRLGIPVYNITSLIENGNRDNANMIHNPESIHKHVADEALKQYALLKMLPSHLADAHMSGDIHIHDLEFFAGRPLNCLQHDIRTFIKYGLKVDGTGDHTSIAGAPNHMETLMNHTGEIMLAAQQNMSGGQSMSLWNVFVAPFARGRTYSEIKQAVQMLIYNLNMAYAARGSQVPFTSMALEFGVPDFLKDETAYGPKGEVVGTYADYEDETRLIQRAFTETLLEGDNEGKPHLFPNTIYTLREETMTSEYEDDLRLVHELSAKYGSSYFVNMFPEYRGKMANYMGCRTCLQDTWTGDWDKDCLRTGNLAYVTLNLPRIGYQSKDESQVFEYLDEYMDLAVETLMLRREQGLKCLNDFHILPFLKQQVGNESYYRIENSTLSFGFVGLNEMLSSLFGEGIENPDSNKFGLKCIEYINDRANQLKDETGLRWSVIQTPAESTAYRFATLDKKQFGDQAIVQGEGNANYYTNSSHVPVDTGLSLIEKIKIEEKYHGLTPGGHIFHAFMGESYSDPDSLMSLTNKIARKSDIGFWAYSSALSFCLKCKTLMKGLNNVCPTCGEKEDVEWYDRITGYVQQVGRAKSASGGWNPGKRQELIDRRRFEDN; via the coding sequence ATGGAAAGAATATCAGAATTAGGAAATAACTTAAATGATTCCGTTAAAATCAATGTAGAGAAAAACAACGGAATCAGAGAAAGATTTAGCTATGAAAAATTATTAAAGTCATTGATAATGGTTGAAACTCCATTCTTTGAATCAGATAAAATCGTAGCTACAGTAGTATCTCAATTATATGATGGGATCAAAACCAAAGAAATCAAAAAGATTGTCTACGAATGTCTAGAAGACATTGATCCTGAAATTGCAAACAAATACTTAGCAAGTACCCAACTAAAAGTACGTACTTCAAGAGATACCATTGAAGCATTCGACTTATCCAAAATTGCAAATACCTTGATTGAAGAAACTGGAGCAAGCCAAGAAACTGCTTTTGAAATCGCTACAGAAACCTGGAAAGAACTCAAAAAGTTAAACGTAGAATACTTAACCGCTCCAATGATTAGGGAAATGGTCAACACCAAATTGATCGAATACGGATTAGAAGACTTAAGAAGCCGCTACACCCGTTTAGGTATTCCTGTATACAACATTACCTCCTTAATCGAAAACGGTAACAGAGACAATGCAAACATGATACACAACCCTGAAAGTATTCACAAGCATGTAGCAGACGAAGCATTAAAACAATACGCACTCTTAAAAATGTTGCCTTCACACTTGGCTGACGCACACATGTCAGGTGACATTCACATTCACGATTTAGAATTCTTCGCAGGAAGACCATTGAACTGTCTTCAGCACGACATAAGAACTTTCATCAAATACGGGCTTAAAGTAGATGGTACCGGTGACCACACTTCCATTGCAGGTGCACCAAACCACATGGAAACCTTAATGAACCACACCGGTGAAATCATGCTTGCAGCACAACAGAACATGTCCGGTGGACAATCAATGTCCCTTTGGAACGTATTCGTTGCACCGTTTGCAAGAGGAAGAACCTATTCTGAAATCAAACAAGCCGTTCAAATGCTTATCTACAACTTGAACATGGCTTACGCAGCCCGTGGATCACAAGTTCCATTTACCAGCATGGCATTGGAATTCGGTGTGCCTGATTTCTTGAAAGACGAAACAGCATACGGACCAAAAGGTGAAGTGGTTGGAACCTACGCAGACTACGAAGACGAAACCAGATTAATCCAAAGAGCATTCACTGAAACATTGCTTGAAGGAGACAATGAAGGAAAACCTCATTTATTCCCAAATACCATTTACACTCTCCGTGAAGAAACAATGACCAGTGAATACGAAGACGATCTCCGTTTAGTTCACGAATTATCTGCAAAATACGGTTCATCCTACTTTGTAAACATGTTCCCTGAATACAGAGGAAAAATGGCAAACTATATGGGATGCAGAACCTGTCTACAAGACACCTGGACCGGTGACTGGGATAAAGACTGTTTAAGAACAGGTAACCTTGCTTACGTTACCTTAAACTTACCAAGAATCGGATACCAATCCAAAGACGAATCACAAGTTTTCGAATACTTAGACGAATACATGGATTTAGCTGTTGAAACCTTAATGCTCAGAAGAGAACAAGGATTAAAATGCTTAAATGATTTCCATATCTTGCCGTTCCTAAAACAACAAGTTGGAAATGAATCCTACTACAGAATCGAAAATTCAACTTTATCATTCGGTTTTGTTGGACTTAACGAAATGTTATCATCATTATTCGGAGAAGGCATTGAAAACCCTGATTCCAATAAGTTCGGTTTAAAATGTATCGAATACATCAATGATAGAGCCAACCAATTGAAAGATGAAACCGGACTCAGATGGTCTGTTATTCAAACTCCTGCTGAATCTACCGCTTACAGATTCGCAACTCTCGATAAAAAACAATTCGGCGATCAAGCTATCGTGCAAGGTGAAGGAAACGCTAACTACTACACCAACTCCTCACACGTGCCTGTAGACACCGGATTGTCCTTGATTGAAAAAATCAAAATCGAAGAAAAATATCACGGCTTAACTCCTGGTGGACACATCTTCCATGCATTCATGGGAGAATCCTACTCAGATCCAGATTCATTAATGAGCCTAACCAACAAAATTGCAAGAAAATCCGACATAGGATTCTGGGCTTACAGCTCAGCATTAAGTTTCTGTCTTAAATGTAAAACTTTAATGAAAGGACTAAACAATGTTTGTCCTACCTGTGGTGAAAAAGAAGATGTAGAATGGTATGATAGGATTACCGGATACGTACAACAAGTTGGACGTGCAAAATCTGCATCAGGTGGTTGGAACCCAGGTAAACGTCAAGAATTAATTGACAGAAGAAGATTCGAAGATAACTAA
- the polC gene encoding DNA polymerase II large subunit, giving the protein MAITMDYFDRLEADTHHLYEIANEARSKGLDVETKTEVPLAKDLAERVEGLVGPEGVAQRIKKLEADMDRESIAFEIAAEIASGEFELVGEKANWNQEQKCDQALRTALAILTEGVVAAPLEGISQVKIKKNFDGTEYIAVYFAGPIRSAGGTAAALSVLLGDKIRQAIGIDEFKPIDDEIERYVEEVELYESEVTNLQYSPTPEEVRFAATHIPVEVSGEQTDQVEVSHRDLERVETNNIRGGALLAMVEGVIQKSKKIKKIANKLGLDWDWLEEYSKPKKDDSAGDDSGDSDIVSEPKYIQDIIGGRPVLGYPSEKGGFRLRYGRSRNTGLATMGVHPATMALLDFLAVGTQLKIEYPGKGNCVVPVDSIEGPTVKLKNGDVLILDSVKQAREVKKDVVEILFLGDMLVAFGEFLRNNQNLYPSGWCEEWWIQLLTGSEKFDENSNDLDLDSLEHDYISSVDALKLSKEYGIPLHPKYTYCYNDVTIQDLNLLIDLIEKCKSGYKPGEELKLDLSYQKRILEVIGVPHLVRDNRIVIDKDHSYALLVTLSKKLPERKTTLEALNEVSPVEIKNKAPAYIGTRVGRPEKSKERLMRPAPHGLIPIGNNGGARRLVATAAKKGSIKVDISRRKCTNPECGISSFGSLCPKCGSPTEMGKPSTKTVPLGSMLKKASDNVKVRRVDEVKGVIGMISESKLPEPLEKGILRAKNGVFTFKDGTIRHDSTDLPLTHFIPKEIGVTVEKLLEMGYEKDCYGNPIENDEQIIELRVQDIVISENCAEYLLHTAQFIDDELERFYDMDPFYNVKEKSDLIGHLVAGLAPHTSAGVLGRIVGFTKALGCYAHPYFHSAKRRNCDSDEDAVMLLLDALINFSKSYLPNTRGGSMDAPLVLSSRIDPEEIDDESHNLDIFERFPVEFYEKTYSPLKPAEVLEYIDNVEKHLGTPEQYEGLMFSHNTSNIHAGPTVCLYKRLPSMREKVEAQISLAETIRAVDQRGVVEKVLSSHFLPDIMGNSRAFSKQKVRCTKCGAKYRRMPLTGKCTCGGNLVLSVSKGSVTKYLEISQELVNRYPVSHYLKQRLEIQEYGINSLFESDKSKQSSLDVFF; this is encoded by the coding sequence GTGGCGATAACCATGGATTATTTTGATAGATTGGAAGCAGATACCCATCACCTATACGAGATAGCTAATGAAGCAAGGTCTAAAGGTTTGGATGTTGAAACAAAAACCGAAGTACCTCTTGCAAAGGATTTAGCTGAAAGAGTAGAGGGGCTTGTTGGCCCTGAAGGTGTGGCTCAAAGAATTAAGAAATTGGAAGCAGATATGGATAGGGAATCCATTGCATTTGAAATTGCCGCTGAAATCGCATCAGGCGAGTTTGAGCTTGTCGGCGAAAAGGCAAACTGGAATCAGGAACAGAAATGCGACCAGGCTTTAAGAACTGCCCTTGCGATTCTAACAGAAGGAGTTGTGGCAGCGCCTTTGGAAGGGATTTCCCAGGTAAAGATTAAAAAGAACTTTGACGGGACAGAATACATTGCAGTTTACTTTGCAGGGCCCATCAGAAGTGCTGGAGGTACAGCTGCAGCATTGTCCGTGCTTTTGGGAGATAAAATCAGACAGGCCATTGGCATCGATGAATTCAAGCCGATTGATGATGAAATCGAAAGGTATGTTGAAGAAGTTGAGCTATACGAATCCGAAGTTACAAATTTACAGTACTCACCAACACCAGAAGAAGTGAGATTTGCAGCAACACACATTCCAGTGGAGGTTTCCGGAGAGCAAACCGACCAGGTGGAAGTGTCCCACAGGGACCTGGAGCGTGTTGAAACCAACAACATCCGTGGAGGAGCATTGCTTGCGATGGTTGAAGGGGTTATCCAGAAATCCAAAAAAATCAAAAAGATTGCAAACAAGCTAGGCCTTGACTGGGACTGGCTTGAAGAATATTCCAAACCCAAAAAAGATGATTCTGCAGGAGATGACAGCGGTGATTCAGACATTGTAAGCGAACCGAAATACATTCAGGATATCATTGGCGGAAGGCCTGTTTTAGGATATCCTTCAGAGAAGGGAGGATTCAGACTAAGGTACGGCAGGTCAAGAAATACCGGCCTTGCAACCATGGGCGTTCATCCTGCTACAATGGCTTTACTTGACTTTTTGGCCGTTGGAACACAGCTTAAGATTGAATATCCTGGAAAAGGTAACTGTGTTGTTCCTGTCGATTCCATTGAAGGTCCGACTGTAAAGCTTAAAAACGGCGATGTATTGATTCTTGATTCCGTGAAACAGGCACGTGAAGTGAAAAAGGATGTTGTCGAAATACTGTTTCTGGGAGACATGCTTGTTGCGTTTGGAGAATTCCTGAGAAACAACCAGAACCTGTATCCGTCCGGATGGTGTGAAGAATGGTGGATACAGCTGCTGACCGGAAGCGAGAAATTTGATGAAAACAGCAATGATTTGGATTTGGACAGCCTCGAACATGATTACATATCATCAGTAGATGCCTTAAAACTATCAAAAGAATACGGCATTCCGCTTCATCCAAAATACACATACTGCTATAACGACGTGACCATTCAAGATTTGAACTTATTGATTGACCTGATTGAAAAATGCAAATCCGGCTACAAGCCGGGTGAAGAATTGAAATTAGACTTATCCTATCAAAAAAGGATTTTGGAAGTCATCGGTGTTCCCCACCTTGTGCGCGACAACAGAATCGTCATTGACAAGGACCATTCCTATGCGCTTCTGGTGACATTGTCCAAAAAATTGCCTGAAAGGAAAACAACTTTAGAGGCTCTGAATGAAGTTTCACCTGTTGAAATCAAAAACAAGGCTCCTGCCTATATCGGTACACGTGTAGGCAGACCTGAAAAGTCAAAGGAAAGATTGATGAGACCTGCGCCTCACGGACTGATTCCAATCGGCAACAATGGAGGTGCCAGAAGGCTGGTTGCAACAGCCGCTAAAAAGGGAAGCATCAAAGTGGACATATCCAGAAGAAAATGTACAAACCCGGAATGCGGAATCAGCTCATTCGGATCTCTTTGCCCTAAATGCGGCAGTCCGACTGAAATGGGAAAACCTTCCACCAAAACCGTTCCTCTCGGTTCAATGCTTAAGAAGGCATCCGACAATGTTAAGGTAAGAAGGGTTGATGAGGTGAAAGGGGTTATAGGTATGATTTCAGAGTCAAAATTGCCTGAACCTCTTGAAAAGGGAATACTTAGAGCCAAGAATGGAGTATTCACATTCAAGGACGGTACAATACGCCACGATTCAACTGATTTGCCGCTTACACATTTCATTCCAAAAGAGATTGGAGTCACTGTCGAAAAACTATTGGAAATGGGCTATGAAAAGGACTGCTACGGCAATCCTATTGAAAACGACGAGCAAATTATTGAGCTTAGGGTCCAGGACATTGTCATTTCAGAAAACTGCGCGGAATATCTGCTCCATACCGCACAGTTCATTGATGATGAGCTTGAAAGATTCTATGACATGGACCCATTCTACAATGTAAAGGAAAAAAGCGACCTGATCGGGCATCTGGTTGCGGGCCTTGCACCCCACACTTCTGCAGGAGTGCTTGGAAGGATTGTAGGATTTACAAAGGCATTGGGCTGCTATGCGCATCCATATTTCCACTCTGCAAAGCGTAGAAACTGTGACAGTGATGAAGATGCCGTGATGCTGCTTTTGGATGCATTGATTAACTTTTCAAAATCATACTTGCCGAATACTAGGGGAGGAAGTATGGATGCTCCTTTAGTTTTATCTTCAAGAATCGATCCGGAAGAGATTGACGACGAATCCCACAACCTGGACATCTTTGAAAGGTTCCCTGTCGAATTTTACGAAAAGACATACAGTCCTCTTAAGCCTGCTGAGGTTCTGGAGTACATTGACAATGTCGAAAAGCATTTGGGAACCCCTGAGCAATATGAAGGATTGATGTTTTCCCACAACACTTCCAATATTCATGCGGGACCTACAGTATGTCTTTACAAGAGGCTGCCTTCAATGAGAGAAAAGGTTGAAGCTCAAATCAGCCTTGCAGAAACCATCAGGGCAGTTGACCAGAGGGGAGTTGTGGAAAAGGTATTGTCATCCCACTTCCTGCCGGACATCATGGGAAATTCCAGAGCGTTTTCCAAGCAGAAGGTAAGGTGCACAAAGTGCGGCGCTAAATACAGAAGAATGCCTCTTACCGGAAAATGCACATGCGGAGGCAATCTGGTCCTTTCAGTTTCCAAAGGGTCAGTTACAAAATACCTTGAAATATCACAAGAGCTTGTTAACAGATATCCTGTTTCCCATTATCTAAAGCAACGTTTGGAAATTCAGGAATACGGTATCAACTCATTGTTTGAAAGTGACAAATCAAAGCAAAGTTCTTTGGATGTGTTCTTCTAA
- a CDS encoding nucleoside deaminase: MTSDNFFMQEAIREAEKSLKEGGLPIGAVLVKDGEIISRGHNRLIQNDSAVLHAEIDAIENAGRLNYEDYIKCTLYTTLSPCPMCSGAVILYNIPRVVIGENTTLMGAENLLKCNDVEVVVLNDIRCRDLFLEFVCNNSEIWDCELEKVGNTTEVK; encoded by the coding sequence ATGACATCTGATAATTTTTTCATGCAGGAAGCTATTAGGGAAGCGGAAAAATCCTTAAAGGAAGGTGGCCTTCCAATCGGGGCCGTTTTAGTTAAAGATGGTGAAATAATATCCAGAGGTCATAACCGTTTAATTCAAAATGATTCTGCTGTTTTGCATGCTGAAATCGATGCAATTGAAAACGCAGGACGCCTGAACTATGAAGATTATATCAAATGCACACTTTATACAACCTTATCTCCATGCCCGATGTGTTCGGGAGCTGTAATCTTATACAATATCCCTCGTGTTGTAATAGGTGAAAATACAACATTGATGGGAGCGGAAAACCTGCTCAAATGCAACGATGTCGAAGTTGTTGTTTTGAATGACATTAGGTGCAGGGATCTGTTTTTAGAATTCGTTTGCAATAACTCTGAAATTTGGGACTGCGAACTTGAAAAAGTCGGAAACACAACTGAGGTCAAATAA
- the lysS gene encoding lysine--tRNA ligase, with translation MTHWIENVAIELAKRDVEEHIIASGTSISGSIHIGNSCDIFIANAIGKKLREMGKQAKTIWIADDHDPLRKVPYPLPEDYDKYLGMPYSMIPCPDGCCANFVEHFEKPLLSVMDDYGIEMEAKSGFEMYKNGDYNDYIRTSLENVEEIKEIFNEYRREPLADDWLPYNPICDECGRVNTTYAYDFDGDIIKYRCECGHEGEMDIKSGNGKLTWRVEWAARWKIFGTTCEPFGKDHAASGGSYDVSSVISEKIFDYPAPFPVPYEWITLDGEAMSKSHGVFFAPDEWLKIGPAESLNYYLFRSKPMKAKDFSPKMPFLDFIDQFDTVEKVFYDEEEAPSEKEGKKFKEIYEIAQIHEGQPLPFRPPFRFLVNAYQIAGDDLEKIFEILKKNSQLTESFKDKEFGDLTELELSQYRERVDNVIYWLDTYAPKFVKFQVQEKSIPKLPLTDEQTKFLSDLADLMENNEFTDATELHDAMYELLEAQGLKPQKGFQAIYKMILGQKQGPRAASFLLSLDKDFVVKRLRQEA, from the coding sequence ATGACACATTGGATTGAAAATGTAGCTATTGAACTAGCAAAAAGAGATGTAGAAGAGCACATTATTGCAAGCGGAACCTCAATTTCAGGTTCTATTCATATTGGAAACTCATGCGACATATTTATTGCTAACGCGATTGGAAAGAAATTAAGGGAAATGGGAAAGCAAGCAAAAACCATCTGGATTGCAGATGACCACGACCCCTTAAGAAAAGTCCCATATCCTTTACCTGAAGATTACGACAAATACTTAGGTATGCCATATTCAATGATTCCATGTCCTGACGGATGCTGCGCAAACTTCGTAGAACACTTCGAAAAACCATTATTAAGCGTGATGGACGATTATGGAATTGAAATGGAAGCCAAATCCGGTTTTGAAATGTACAAAAACGGAGATTATAACGATTACATCAGAACTTCCCTTGAAAATGTTGAGGAAATCAAGGAAATATTCAACGAATACAGAAGAGAACCTTTGGCTGACGATTGGTTGCCATACAATCCGATTTGTGATGAATGTGGAAGAGTAAATACTACCTACGCCTACGATTTTGACGGAGACATCATCAAATACAGATGTGAATGTGGCCACGAAGGTGAAATGGACATTAAATCTGGAAACGGTAAGCTCACCTGGAGAGTGGAATGGGCAGCAAGATGGAAAATCTTCGGAACCACCTGTGAACCATTCGGAAAAGATCATGCGGCCAGTGGCGGATCATACGATGTAAGTAGCGTAATATCTGAAAAGATTTTCGACTACCCTGCACCTTTCCCTGTGCCATACGAATGGATTACTCTTGACGGTGAAGCGATGAGTAAATCCCATGGAGTGTTCTTTGCTCCTGACGAATGGTTGAAAATCGGACCTGCAGAAAGTCTTAACTATTACCTGTTCAGATCAAAACCAATGAAAGCGAAAGATTTCTCACCAAAAATGCCTTTCTTAGACTTTATTGACCAATTTGACACTGTTGAAAAAGTATTCTATGATGAAGAAGAAGCTCCATCAGAAAAAGAAGGCAAAAAATTCAAGGAAATCTATGAAATCGCTCAAATTCATGAAGGTCAGCCTTTACCTTTCAGACCGCCATTCAGATTCCTGGTCAATGCATACCAGATTGCAGGAGACGACCTTGAAAAAATCTTTGAAATCCTAAAGAAAAACTCACAATTAACTGAAAGCTTTAAGGATAAAGAATTTGGCGACTTGACCGAACTGGAATTATCCCAATACCGTGAAAGGGTTGACAATGTAATTTACTGGTTGGATACCTATGCGCCTAAATTCGTGAAATTCCAAGTGCAGGAAAAAAGCATTCCAAAATTGCCATTGACTGATGAGCAAACAAAATTCCTATCTGATTTGGCTGATTTGATGGAAAACAATGAATTTACAGACGCAACCGAATTGCACGATGCAATGTATGAACTCCTAGAAGCTCAAGGATTAAAACCTCAAAAAGGTTTCCAAGCTATTTATAAAATGATTCTTGGTCAAAAACAAGGTCCAAGAGCAGCATCATTCCTATTAAGCTTAGATAAGGATTTCGTTGTAAAAAGATTAAGACAAGAAGCTTAA
- the thiC gene encoding phosphomethylpyrimidine synthase — MTQISDAKKGILTDEMKHVAEIENVSEDFILRSVAEGTIVIPSNVNRDIEASGIGAGLRTKVNATVGTSTDIVNFDEEVLKAQIAIDNGADCLMELSIGGDLDVIRNRVLDMSPLPVGSVPVYQAAIESIRRDGSVIYMDEDDLFNTIEKQAKDGIDFMAVHSSINIETLTRLKRQGRVTGLVSRGGSFMSGWIVENEKENPLYENFDYVLEIAKEHDVVLSLANGMRAGSIADSTDRAQIQELIILGELIDRSREFGVQCMIEGPGHIPINEIPTNVMIQKKMCSNAPFYMLGPIVCDVAPGYDHIVSAIGAASSAKAGADFICYVTPAEHLALPNPDDVREGVIATKIGAYAGDLASGQIDGSQDLAMAEARKKLDWEAQYECAMFPEAARAKRDQRPPEEEDTCTMCGNFCAVKIVNEWLDQSDSDLIK, encoded by the coding sequence ACACGTTGCAGAAATAGAAAATGTTTCAGAAGATTTTATCTTAAGATCTGTAGCTGAAGGTACCATTGTAATACCAAGCAACGTGAATAGAGATATTGAAGCATCAGGTATTGGTGCGGGATTAAGAACTAAAGTAAATGCAACTGTTGGAACCTCAACAGACATCGTTAATTTTGATGAAGAAGTTTTAAAAGCTCAAATTGCTATTGATAACGGTGCAGACTGTTTGATGGAATTAAGTATTGGTGGAGACTTAGACGTAATAAGAAATAGAGTGCTTGACATGTCTCCTTTACCAGTGGGTTCCGTACCTGTTTATCAAGCGGCTATTGAAAGCATTAGACGTGACGGTTCTGTAATTTACATGGATGAAGATGATTTATTCAACACCATCGAAAAGCAAGCAAAAGATGGTATTGACTTCATGGCTGTTCACAGTAGTATCAACATCGAAACCTTGACCAGACTCAAAAGGCAAGGCCGTGTAACCGGACTCGTATCCCGTGGAGGATCATTCATGTCCGGATGGATTGTTGAAAATGAAAAGGAAAATCCATTATACGAAAACTTCGATTATGTATTGGAAATAGCTAAAGAGCATGATGTTGTGCTTTCACTTGCAAACGGTATGAGAGCAGGGTCCATTGCTGATTCAACCGACAGGGCACAAATACAAGAATTGATCATTTTAGGGGAATTAATCGACAGATCCCGTGAATTTGGAGTGCAATGTATGATTGAAGGACCAGGACACATTCCAATTAATGAAATTCCAACAAACGTGATGATTCAAAAGAAAATGTGTTCAAACGCCCCATTCTACATGTTAGGACCTATTGTATGTGATGTAGCACCTGGTTACGACCACATCGTATCTGCAATCGGTGCAGCATCCTCCGCAAAAGCTGGAGCAGACTTCATCTGTTATGTAACTCCTGCCGAACACTTGGCTCTTCCAAACCCTGACGATGTAAGGGAAGGAGTAATAGCAACCAAAATCGGAGCTTATGCTGGAGACTTGGCTAGCGGACAAATCGATGGTTCACAAGATTTGGCTATGGCTGAAGCACGTAAAAAACTCGATTGGGAAGCACAATATGAATGTGCAATGTTCCCTGAAGCTGCACGTGCCAAAAGGGATCAAAGACCTCCTGAAGAAGAAGACACCTGTACCATGTGTGGTAACTTCTGTGCGGTAAAAATCGTTAACGAATGGTTAGACCAATCCGATTCTGACTTAATTAAATAG